From the genome of Ziziphus jujuba cultivar Dongzao chromosome 4, ASM3175591v1:
GTTTCTGATCCATGGCTACAGAGCCAATTCACCCAAGTGGAGCTTCGCACCCTCAAATCCAGAGTAAGCATTTCTCTTTattgttataaaatattttgtattttgggcTCTTGGATTATTATGTTGTATGCGTTGTttggaaaatttatatgatCAAGCTGCAATATTCCGTTGACATGTGAAATGGGTTGCATTGGTTTTTAGTTCCTATCAATAAGGACTCAATCGGGTAGAGTCACAGTGGGAGATTTGCCAGCtctttttgtgaaattgaaggCTTTCAGTGAAATGTTCACTGAGGATGAGATTAAGGCTGTTTTGGAGGAGTCGTGTAAGGACATGGATGAAGAGATTGATTTCGAATCCTTCCTTCGGGTAAGTCTTTGAAGAATGGCATTGCATGCTTCTCTTTAATGTTTTCTAACAGAATTTTTTCATTTGGGGTAGGATGAAATAtacttttgataaatatataaaaagacaaTCAATGTAGTAGATACTAAATGGGCAAACTTTCTTTCGTCCTTCTATGTGGATgtcattttctcatttttgttGGAGGAAACAGAATTCTTAAGCTACTCTTGGAAAATTTAATTGGCAGGCACATCTGAATTTGCAAGCCCGAGCTACAACTAAATCAGGCGGTTCAAAGAATTCCTCTTCATTTCTCAAGGCAACCACAACTACTTTCCAGCATACAATTAATGTATCCGAGAAGTCTTCTTATGTTGCCCACATTAACAGCTACCTGGCTGAAGATCCATACATGAAGAAGTATCTTCCAATAGATCCATCTTCAAATGCTTTGTTTGACCTTGCTAAAGATGGAGTTCTTCTGTGGTAGGTGTGCTAAAACCTGTGGAGATTGTTTGCTTGCAAGAATAGATGGACATATTCAAGTTTTTGATGCTTTTAGTCACTTCATGCAGTAAACTTATTAATGTAGCTGTTCCTGGGACTATAGATGAGCGAGCAATTAACACTAAAGGTGTCCTTAATCCATGGGAGAGAAATGAGAACCATACCCTTTGCCTTAATTCTGCAAAGGCTATTGGCTGCACAGTAGTTAATATTGGCACACAAGACTTGGTTGAGGCAAGAGTAAGTTGAACTACTGCTAGCTACCAATTGGAATTTTGCTTTGTATTCTTTATTTCTCTTGTTCTGAAATTTTCTCCGGTAGTATGCTTATCTTCTACTGTAACATTTATATctctatatgtttatttttccaGCCACATCTTGTACTTGGATTGATTTCTCAAATAATTAAGGTATTCAATTGGACGACTCCATCTTCCTATTTGCACTTTATCTCTTAGAACATAGAAACCATGgctaaaacaattaattatgttcTCACTGCATCTTCTGGACATCAGATTCAACTTTTGGCTGATCTCAATCTAAAGAAAACTCCTCAACTTGTGGAACTGGTGGATGACAGCAAGGTTATTGAAGTGTTATTGGTTTTCCTTCTATGTTGATAATACAAGGATGATGgatgatttttctttactattCTTATTCATTTAAGTGCATATAATTGATTTACTTAAGTTATTACGTATGCTTATAATTCAGGATGTGGAGGAACTCATGGGTTTACCACCAGAGAAGGTTTTGTTGAAATGGATGAATTTCCATCTTAAGAAGGCTGGGTATGAGAAACAAGTCACAAACTTCTCTTCTGATGTGAAGGTAAGAGAAACTTCTCTAATTTACTAGTGGAAATTTGTTTTGTGAGTTGTCTGGGCTTGTTAGAAGGATAGTTATTTGTGGTTGAATGAATATAGATATACCGTTTCTCTTTgtattatacatttttttttccaaaacaaaaaattatcccatttctttaaaaaaaaaaaacaaaaaaaaaaaagaatacatgCCTTAGCAATAGAGAATTTTGGATTCATGCTTTTTTGTGGCTCTATAAAATGACGGAAAACTAGTGAAACCTGGTTTTATAATGCTGGTTCTGATGTTAATTTTCCACTAATATGAGTTTTAAGGTAACAGTGTAGATTTAATTGTTAATGACTTCCAAGGCACTTCGCAGTTAAAATTTAATGACTTAGTTACTACTTACAGATAAtggtataaataaaataattatattcaaatgtGCTTTTATCATGTTTTCAGGAATGCTGTCTCTTGTAAGTATGATGATGCTATAATGTTTATGCATTTGCAGGACGGAGAGGCCTATGCTTACCTGCTTAATGCTCTTGCACCAGAGCATTCTGGCCCTGCTGCCTTAGACACTAGGGATCCTGCAGAAAGAGCAAACATGGTACTTGAGCATGCTGAGAAATTGGATTGCAAAAGATACCTGACACCTAAGGACATTGTTGAGGGCTCCCCAAATCTTAATCTGGCATTTGTTGCACAAATATTCCAGCACAGGTAAGAAAGAATGCTACTACTTCAGTTTATATTTAATGTTTCAGTCTTTGTTGTTTGTGTTTGGTCCTTTTTGGTTCATacctttatttgaattttatcatTCTATACTGGTGTAAGTGTCAATTGTGTTCTTCTGTAGGAATGGCTTGACTGTTGATTCCAAAAAAATGTCCTTTGCTGAGATGATGACAGATGATGCCCAAACTTCCCGGGAAGAGAGATGCTTCCGATTGTGGATTAACAGTCTTGGAACTGCTACCTATGTCAATAATGTTTTTGAGGATGTTCGAAATGGGTGAGGCTCTTAGTCTCTCTTCTTCTCCCCATACCCTCCTCCTAGAACATATACATGTAGAGTGTTGTTGAGTCTTGATTGGTCTGTGTCCCTTGAGCATGCAGATGGGTCCTGTTAGAAGTCCTTGACAAAGTTTCAGAAGGTTCGGTCAACTGGAAGCAGGCAACAAAGCCTCCTATAAAGATGCCATTTAGAAAAGTTGAGAATTGCAACCAAGTTATAAAAATTGGGAAGGAATTAAACTTTTCTCTTGTCAATGTGGCTGGGAATGATATTGTGCAAGGAAATAAGAAGCTCATATTGGGTAAGTGAGAAAATTTTCCTCATAGGACTGGTGTTATCTTACTATTATTACTCTGTAGTTTACCATAAACAATTTATGATGCATCTATAGAGTTTGTGGCATTTTACAATGAGTAAGAGGATGCCATATCGTTAGATTTGCTTGGTTGGTAATGTTGAATTTTTAAGTGCATAGAAAGAATATAAAGTCCATTTTGCTTAATCACTTCAATTGTAAATTAGTGGACAACTCCATTAAAGTCCTATGGCAGCAAGAGTATATTTAATGTTAATTTCTGCGATATGATCATTATATGATCACTAGAGATAAATGTATGTAAGTGGAGGTTTTCtatatttgttacatatatGAGGATAtcccttcttttctttctttttccttttttttttttgttttttgttttttgttttttttttttttttttttttgaaacttcaCGAAAACTATGATAACTTACAATCTAAGGAAAACTGGTTTTTATACATTAAGTGGGATCGGAGTTAGGAACATGCAGTCAGTTTTGCTTGGAAGTTATTACTGTTTGATAGATTGATCATTTTACAAGAGAATACTGACTTGCTGAGAGATATAGAAGGGTGCCTTTATGTtgcagtaaaaataataataataataataataataattctatgAATTCAAAGATTTTTTGCCCTTCAACATGGAAAGAATATGCTCTTGTTGGAAGATGTCTGTTTTGCTTATTATAAATTTCCTCTGGGTTTCtccctttttccttttgatcTTAATCAAgggtttcaaatttttttttttttctgtttttctttaaaaataaataaataaatgaaaggtCATACTTTTAGATTATTTTTGGATTACAATTTAAATCTTGTATCCCATATTCCCCAGCATATTTATGGCAGCTGATGAGGTTTTCCATGCTCCAACTATTGAAAAATTTGAGGTCGCACTCCCAAGGTAAAGAGATTACTGATGCTGATATTCTACTTTGGGCAAACAACAAAGTGAAGAAAGCAGGTAGAACCTCACAAATGGAGAGTTTCAAGGTATTAAGTGAAAGATGATTCTGTTATACTATCTGTTTTCACCATATTGGtaagttttatttataattttaaccttttgtttttaggataAGAACCTTTCAAATGGGATATTCTTCCTCGAACTTCTTAGTTCTGTGGAGCCAAGGGTGGTCAACTGGAGTCTTGTCACGAAGGGGGAAACTGGTAAGTCAGGTTCCATATCTGATGGACAATGGACCTGTTTGTATGGGAATTCCAAATTGGGCTTGCAATTCCATCAGCAAGGGGTTCTAATCTAGAATGGGTTGCAAAGAGAATGATAGTTTAATATCAGAACTTTGGTGAAAGATTCTCATTTCATTATTACTCAAATTGCAGATGAAGATAAGAAATTGAATGCAACGTATATAATCAGTGTTGCTCGAAAGCTTGGCTGCTCCATCTTTTTGTTACCAGAGGATATCATAGAGGTGAGTATTTTTCTGGACCATGGATGTTATTATGTACTCATCTTGTCTCTTACGTAATAAGAAATGTCAGATGTATAAAATCTTAATATTGTATGTATCTGGGTTTAGAGGGACCAAGTACCTAAAATCTGTATATGGAGTAGTAGAAACTACTATTATAGTTCGTCTTTTGTAGATTAGTCTTCAACTTATCTATCATATGTCAACTCCAGCgagcttttctttttgttaaatcAAAATGCGGAATCTTGAAGTTAAGATGGTTTTCTGAGCACATTTACCCTAACATCATGTGAGACTGGTGTAAGCTATTGTTTGCCCAAATTCATGTTTGTGTCTTAGTTTTTGGATTTGTTTGAGGTTTATACTTGACCACTCTAAAGTTGACAGCCCTGAGCTGACGTTCAGAGTCTGCTGACATTTCTTGGCTAAGTGGGATTCATGAATTtcgatttattttattcattaattaatgaattatttgatttaacaTCAAAATTCTTTGATCATCTGCATTTTTCACAGGTAAACCAGAAAATGATCCTTATTTTGACTGCAAGCATTATGTACTGGAGCCTGCTGCAACCAGCAGGAGAGTCGGACTCTACACCTGATACGCCCAATGAGTCTAATGAAAATGAAACAGGTTTGGCTGGTGAAATCTCTAATTTGGCCATCAACGATTCTGCTTCAGACACCGTTGGCTCTCCAGAGGATGGGAATGAGCAATCCCCCCATAAGAGTGAAAATGATGAGCCCTCAGATAATGTTGAAAATGAACAATCGTGATAAAGAATgacaaaaaaatacatt
Proteins encoded in this window:
- the LOC125421794 gene encoding fimbrin-5; translated protein: MSSFVGVLVSDPWLQSQFTQVELRTLKSRFLSIRTQSGRVTVGDLPALFVKLKAFSEMFTEDEIKAVLEESCKDMDEEIDFESFLRAHLNLQARATTKSGGSKNSSSFLKATTTTFQHTINVSEKSSYVAHINSYLAEDPYMKKYLPIDPSSNALFDLAKDGVLLCKLINVAVPGTIDERAINTKGVLNPWERNENHTLCLNSAKAIGCTVVNIGTQDLVEARPHLVLGLISQIIKIQLLADLNLKKTPQLVELVDDSKDVEELMGLPPEKVLLKWMNFHLKKAGYEKQVTNFSSDVKDGEAYAYLLNALAPEHSGPAALDTRDPAERANMVLEHAEKLDCKRYLTPKDIVEGSPNLNLAFVAQIFQHRNGLTVDSKKMSFAEMMTDDAQTSREERCFRLWINSLGTATYVNNVFEDVRNGWVLLEVLDKVSEGSVNWKQATKPPIKMPFRKVENCNQVIKIGKELNFSLVNVAGNDIVQGNKKLILAYLWQLMRFSMLQLLKNLRSHSQGKEITDADILLWANNKVKKAGRTSQMESFKDKNLSNGIFFLELLSSVEPRVVNWSLVTKGETDEDKKLNATYIISVARKLGCSIFLLPEDIIEVNQKMILILTASIMYWSLLQPAGESDSTPDTPNESNENETGLAGEISNLAINDSASDTVGSPEDGNEQSPHKSENDEPSDNVENEQS